In Micromonospora sp. NBC_01813, the following are encoded in one genomic region:
- a CDS encoding TetR/AcrR family transcriptional regulator: protein MTETPTGLPASIEAAWGLRERPQKGPRPGLTLPRVVAAGVAVARAEGIDAVSMSRVAKELGAATMSLYRYISAKHELIELMVDSVYGDPPSIEPGEGWRAGISRWVWAIVDVYQRDPWIVQVPISGPPITPNSVAWGDNALRRLAGTGLGPAERLSVLLLVSNLVRGEMTLALQLAEVYRGPNAANMIDYGARLSRLIDERRFPAMSELVASGIFDGSDSEYDDLRFALDRVLDGIDVLIRSRAS, encoded by the coding sequence ATGACGGAGACTCCGACCGGGCTGCCGGCGAGCATCGAGGCCGCCTGGGGGCTGCGGGAACGGCCACAGAAGGGGCCACGACCAGGGCTGACCCTGCCCCGGGTGGTGGCCGCCGGGGTGGCGGTGGCCCGCGCGGAGGGCATCGACGCGGTCTCGATGAGCCGGGTCGCGAAGGAGTTGGGCGCGGCGACCATGTCGCTCTACCGCTACATCTCAGCCAAGCACGAGCTGATCGAGTTGATGGTGGACTCGGTCTACGGCGATCCACCGTCGATCGAGCCGGGCGAGGGTTGGCGGGCCGGCATCAGTCGCTGGGTGTGGGCGATCGTGGACGTCTACCAGCGGGATCCGTGGATCGTCCAGGTGCCGATCAGTGGCCCACCGATCACGCCGAACTCGGTGGCCTGGGGGGACAACGCCCTGCGTCGGCTCGCCGGGACCGGACTGGGGCCGGCTGAGCGGCTGTCCGTACTGTTGCTGGTCTCCAACCTGGTCCGGGGCGAGATGACGCTGGCGCTGCAGTTGGCCGAGGTGTACCGCGGCCCGAACGCCGCCAACATGATCGACTACGGTGCCCGGCTGTCCCGGCTGATCGACGAGCGGCGGTTCCCGGCGATGAGCGAGCTGGTCGCCAGCGGGATCTTCGACGGGTCGGACAGCGAGTACGACGACCTGCGGTTCGCGCTCGACCGGGTGCTCGACGGCATCGACGTGCTGATCCGCTCCCGCGCCAGCTGA
- a CDS encoding ArsR/SmtB family transcription factor — MTEAAPSGDDLVEKLAALANPLRLRIIARLAVGRDYVSHLSREIGISRPLLHMHLQRLEAAGLIVGSLELSADGKAMKFYEVVDFDLRLNPAMLAETAATLTEADPATSGPARKEKS, encoded by the coding sequence ATGACAGAGGCTGCGCCCTCCGGTGACGACCTGGTCGAGAAGCTTGCGGCGCTGGCTAACCCGCTGCGGCTGCGGATCATCGCCCGGCTCGCCGTCGGGCGTGACTACGTCAGTCACCTCTCCCGGGAGATCGGCATCAGTCGGCCACTGCTGCACATGCACCTGCAGCGACTGGAAGCCGCCGGGTTGATCGTCGGCAGCCTGGAGCTGTCCGCCGACGGCAAGGCGATGAAGTTCTACGAAGTCGTCGACTTCGACCTGCGGCTCAACCCGGCGATGCTCGCCGAGACCGCCGCGACCCTCACCGAAGCTGACCCGGCCACCTCGGGTCCTGCCCGCAAGGAGAAGTCCTGA
- a CDS encoding NAD(P)-dependent alcohol dehydrogenase, whose translation MLAAAQDRYGSAEVLTVRQLPRPSITDKDLLVRVQAASINHADLVLMAGEPLIGRLALGLSRPKSRVRGRDVAGEVVAVGAAVTDFRPGDAVYAEIETGSFAEYAVVPAGRAWRKPANITFTEAATVPLAGVTALQGLRDHGRLQPGQSVLINGASGGVGTFAVQLAKAFGAKVTAVCGTRNVDLVRSLGADDVIDYTREDFTRSGRRWELIFDVAGRHRLADCRRALTERGTLMLCSGAGGRWLGPMPRIVRALAWSPFVSQRLGIFLASPDQRSLRELSELIEAGRIVPPVERTFPLAEAPTAMRIFAAEHPRSKYVIEV comes from the coding sequence ATGCTGGCCGCCGCCCAGGACCGCTACGGGTCCGCCGAGGTGCTGACCGTGCGGCAGCTGCCGCGTCCGTCCATCACGGACAAAGACCTGCTGGTACGCGTACAGGCTGCCTCGATCAACCACGCCGACCTGGTGCTGATGGCCGGGGAACCACTCATCGGCAGACTGGCCCTGGGCCTGTCCCGCCCGAAGTCCCGGGTACGCGGGCGCGACGTCGCCGGCGAGGTCGTCGCGGTCGGCGCGGCGGTGACCGACTTCCGCCCCGGTGACGCGGTCTACGCCGAGATCGAAACCGGCAGCTTCGCCGAGTACGCCGTCGTGCCCGCCGGCCGGGCCTGGCGCAAGCCGGCCAACATCACGTTCACCGAGGCGGCGACGGTGCCGCTGGCCGGGGTCACCGCGTTGCAGGGGTTGCGTGACCACGGCCGGCTCCAGCCCGGTCAATCGGTGCTGATCAACGGTGCGTCCGGCGGGGTCGGCACCTTCGCGGTGCAGCTCGCCAAGGCGTTCGGGGCGAAGGTGACGGCGGTCTGCGGGACCCGCAACGTCGATCTGGTGCGCTCGCTCGGCGCCGACGACGTGATCGACTACACCCGCGAGGACTTCACTCGGTCCGGCCGGCGCTGGGAGCTGATCTTCGACGTGGCGGGCCGGCACCGGCTGGCCGACTGCCGGCGGGCGCTGACCGAGCGCGGGACCCTGATGCTGTGCAGCGGTGCCGGCGGGCGGTGGCTGGGGCCGATGCCCCGGATCGTCCGGGCGCTGGCGTGGTCGCCGTTCGTGAGTCAACGGTTGGGGATCTTCCTGGCTTCGCCGGATCAGCGGTCGTTGCGCGAGCTGAGCGAGCTGATCGAGGCCGGCAGGATCGTCCCGCCGGTGGAGCGGACGTTTCCGCTGGCCGAAGCGCCGACGGCGATGCGGATCTTCGCCGCCGAGCATCCCCGGTCGAAGTACGTCATCGAGGTGTGA
- a CDS encoding glutaminyl-peptide cyclotransferase: MRSRRMIPLVAVAALLVAGCSRTVEPSPMPLIPDQAAPVERLRVEVLERYPHDSAAFTQGLELHDGALYEGTGQYGESELRIVDLASGEVRQRVSLPDTDFGEGITVLDSRVWQITWREGVAYERDPDTLAEVRQVRYDGEGWGVCHDEGADRLVMSDGTNRLSFRDPESFTETGAAAVMLDGIPLTEINELECVGGEVWANVWQTDRIVRIDPGSGQVTAEVDASGLLSAEERAGADVLNGIAAVPGTDEFLITGKYWPTLFRVRFVTGS, encoded by the coding sequence GTGCGGTCCCGTCGGATGATCCCGCTGGTGGCGGTGGCCGCGCTGCTGGTCGCCGGGTGCTCCCGCACGGTCGAACCTTCGCCGATGCCGCTCATCCCCGATCAGGCGGCCCCGGTCGAGCGGCTGCGGGTCGAGGTGCTGGAGCGCTATCCGCACGACAGCGCCGCGTTCACCCAGGGGTTGGAGCTGCACGACGGTGCCCTCTACGAGGGGACCGGCCAGTACGGCGAGTCCGAGCTGCGGATCGTCGACCTGGCCTCCGGTGAGGTGCGTCAGCGGGTGAGTCTGCCGGACACCGACTTCGGTGAGGGCATCACCGTGCTGGATTCCCGGGTCTGGCAGATCACCTGGCGCGAAGGGGTCGCGTACGAGCGGGATCCGGACACGCTCGCCGAGGTGCGGCAGGTGCGCTACGACGGCGAGGGCTGGGGTGTCTGCCACGACGAGGGCGCCGACCGGCTGGTGATGAGTGACGGCACCAATCGGCTGAGCTTCCGGGATCCGGAGTCGTTCACCGAGACCGGGGCGGCGGCGGTGATGCTCGACGGGATACCGCTGACGGAGATCAACGAGCTGGAGTGCGTCGGCGGGGAGGTCTGGGCGAACGTCTGGCAGACCGATCGGATCGTCCGGATCGATCCGGGCTCCGGTCAGGTGACCGCCGAGGTCGACGCGAGCGGACTGTTGAGCGCCGAGGAGCGGGCCGGGGCCGATGTGCTCAACGGCATCGCCGCGGTGCCGGGCACCGATGAGTTCCTGATCACCGGCAAGTACTGGCCGACGCTGTTCCGGGTCCGGTTCGTCACGGGTTCCTGA
- a CDS encoding ABC transporter substrate-binding protein, producing the protein MKTVTVSSWLVLALAATLAGCTSTSASTGDGGTDADATPAGTGTVEITNCGATLTIDEAPQRALTMEQNATEIMLSLGLADRMIGTSYQTDPVLPELADAYADVPVLADLYPNREAVLEAAPDFVYSTFTSAYGPDAAGPRADLAALDVPAYLSRFACEEPATGEAAVHFDGIFAEITEIATIFGVAEQGEQLVTDQQDRLAAAVEAAQAAQAAPDTDLLWYYSGTATPYVAGSGGLPAAISELLDVTNAYGDAEQTWPAGSWEEIAARNPDVIVLADLTRGGDGDSAQAKIDYLRSNPTTAQLDAVKAGRFITVSGSSMDPSIRSVTAVEAVAAGLTELTEQ; encoded by the coding sequence ATGAAAACCGTTACCGTTTCTAGCTGGCTGGTGTTGGCGCTGGCGGCCACCCTGGCCGGCTGCACCAGCACCAGCGCCAGCACTGGCGACGGGGGCACCGACGCCGACGCGACACCGGCCGGCACCGGCACAGTCGAGATCACCAACTGCGGTGCCACGCTCACCATCGACGAGGCCCCGCAGCGCGCGCTGACCATGGAGCAGAACGCCACCGAGATCATGCTCAGCCTCGGCTTGGCCGACCGGATGATCGGCACCAGCTACCAGACCGACCCGGTGCTGCCCGAACTCGCCGACGCCTACGCCGACGTGCCGGTCCTCGCCGACCTCTACCCCAACCGCGAAGCAGTCCTCGAAGCCGCACCCGACTTCGTCTACTCCACCTTCACCTCCGCGTACGGCCCGGACGCCGCCGGCCCACGCGCCGACCTCGCCGCGCTCGACGTGCCGGCCTACCTGTCCCGGTTCGCCTGCGAGGAACCGGCGACCGGCGAGGCGGCGGTGCACTTCGACGGGATCTTCGCCGAGATCACCGAGATCGCCACCATCTTCGGCGTCGCCGAGCAGGGCGAACAGCTCGTCACCGACCAGCAGGACCGGCTCGCCGCCGCCGTCGAAGCCGCCCAGGCCGCCCAGGCCGCGCCCGACACCGACCTGCTCTGGTACTACTCCGGCACCGCCACCCCGTACGTCGCCGGCTCCGGTGGCCTGCCCGCCGCGATCAGCGAACTGCTCGACGTCACCAACGCCTACGGCGACGCCGAACAGACCTGGCCCGCCGGCAGTTGGGAAGAGATCGCCGCCCGCAACCCCGACGTGATCGTCCTCGCCGACCTGACCCGGGGCGGCGACGGAGACAGCGCCCAGGCGAAGATCGACTACCTGCGAAGCAACCCGACCACCGCACAGCTTGACGCGGTCAAGGCCGGGCGCTTCATCACCGTATCCGGGTCCTCGATGGACCCGTCCATCCGCAGCGTCACCGCCGTCGAAGCGGTCGCCGCCGGCCTCACGGAGCTGACTGAACAATGA
- a CDS encoding class I SAM-dependent methyltransferase: MTDLINDQLTAADARRLLDLWDTQQAAYVAHRENRFQAMIDTVRLHLGDGPITVLDLACGPGAISDRVLTALPQARCIAVDYDPILLQIATGALATHGDRATVLDVDLVADGWTGRLGVDHVDAVLSSTALHWLSPAQLLAVYTAAAGLLRPGGILLNADHLRFGPDAPTRQAIAQRHDEQTQQAGFAAGALRYDAWHAEAARTPELAALAPERARRFADRPQQALAPLEFHLAALRTAGFAEVGTVWQYLDDYVVFARR, translated from the coding sequence ATGACCGACCTGATCAACGACCAGCTCACCGCCGCCGACGCCCGTCGGCTGCTCGACCTGTGGGACACCCAGCAGGCCGCGTACGTCGCCCACCGGGAGAACCGCTTCCAGGCGATGATCGACACGGTGCGGCTGCACCTCGGCGACGGCCCGATCACCGTGCTCGACCTGGCCTGCGGACCCGGCGCCATCTCCGACCGGGTGCTCACCGCGCTGCCGCAGGCCCGCTGCATCGCCGTCGACTACGACCCGATCCTGCTGCAGATCGCCACCGGCGCGCTCGCCACCCACGGCGACCGGGCCACCGTGCTCGACGTCGACCTGGTCGCCGACGGCTGGACCGGCCGACTCGGCGTCGACCACGTCGACGCCGTACTTAGCTCCACCGCCCTGCACTGGCTCTCGCCGGCCCAACTGCTCGCCGTCTACACCGCCGCTGCCGGGCTGCTGCGCCCCGGCGGAATCCTGCTCAACGCCGACCACCTGCGGTTCGGCCCGGACGCCCCGACCCGCCAGGCCATCGCCCAGCGCCACGACGAGCAGACCCAGCAGGCCGGGTTCGCCGCCGGCGCGCTGCGCTACGACGCCTGGCACGCCGAAGCCGCCCGCACCCCGGAACTGGCCGCGCTCGCCCCGGAACGCGCCCGCCGCTTCGCCGACCGGCCGCAGCAGGCCCTCGCGCCGCTGGAGTTCCACCTCGCCGCGCTGCGGACCGCCGGCTTCGCCGAGGTCGGCACCGTCTGGCAGTACCTCGACGACTACGTGGTCTTCGCCCGCCGATGA
- a CDS encoding FecCD family ABC transporter permease, whose translation MTIAPPRANPTRVRAARGARTRGPVLALAVVALALSVAAATTIGTADLTVADVFRTHGVHLGLPVDPLPPLADSIVWNLRTPRVLLAGLVGGGLAVCGAVLQALTRNPLADPYLLGISAGASTGAVSVLVFGLGVGTAALTGGAFVGAVAAFVAALALAGRRWTEPSRILLAGVAVGQLFAAITSLIVVSTASPQQTRGVTFWLLGSLTMASWPSVALAAAVAAGALLICWAATPALDAFAFGTDVAQSLGFSPAKVRAALFTTTALLAAVLVAASGAIGFVGLTVPHAARLLVGSRHRILLPTCAVIGATFLIWADTAARTVFAPQEVPVGVVTALLGVPAFALLIRRRQAPA comes from the coding sequence ATGACCATCGCGCCGCCACGGGCGAACCCGACTCGGGTGCGGGCGGCACGGGGTGCCCGCACCCGAGGGCCGGTGCTGGCCCTGGCCGTCGTCGCGTTGGCGCTCAGCGTCGCCGCCGCCACCACCATCGGCACCGCCGACCTGACCGTCGCCGACGTGTTCCGCACCCACGGCGTGCACCTCGGCCTGCCGGTGGACCCGCTGCCGCCACTGGCCGACTCCATCGTGTGGAACCTGCGTACCCCTCGGGTGTTGCTCGCCGGCCTGGTCGGCGGCGGCCTCGCGGTCTGCGGCGCGGTGCTGCAGGCGCTGACCCGCAACCCGCTCGCCGACCCGTACCTGTTGGGCATCTCCGCCGGGGCCTCCACCGGCGCGGTGTCGGTGCTGGTCTTCGGCCTCGGCGTCGGCACCGCCGCGCTCACCGGCGGCGCGTTCGTCGGCGCGGTCGCCGCCTTCGTCGCCGCGCTGGCCCTGGCCGGCCGCCGCTGGACCGAACCGTCGCGGATCCTGCTCGCCGGGGTCGCCGTCGGCCAACTCTTCGCCGCCATCACCAGCCTGATCGTGGTCTCCACCGCCTCTCCGCAGCAGACCCGAGGGGTCACCTTCTGGCTGCTCGGCTCGCTCACCATGGCGAGTTGGCCGTCGGTCGCGCTGGCCGCCGCCGTCGCCGCCGGGGCGTTGCTGATTTGCTGGGCGGCCACCCCGGCGCTCGACGCGTTCGCGTTCGGCACCGACGTCGCCCAGTCGCTCGGTTTCTCCCCGGCGAAGGTACGGGCGGCGCTGTTCACCACCACCGCGCTGCTGGCGGCGGTGCTGGTCGCGGCGAGCGGGGCGATCGGCTTCGTCGGGCTGACCGTGCCGCACGCCGCCCGGCTGCTGGTCGGCTCCCGGCACCGGATCCTGCTGCCCACCTGCGCGGTCATCGGCGCCACCTTTCTGATCTGGGCGGACACCGCCGCCCGGACCGTGTTCGCGCCGCAGGAGGTGCCGGTCGGGGTGGTCACCGCGTTGCTCGGGGTGCCGGCGTTCGCGCTGCTCATCCGCCGCCGGCAGGCGCCGGCATGA
- a CDS encoding ABC transporter ATP-binding protein: MRIQAEKITWAVRGKPLLADVTLDAAPGTLVGLLGPNGSGKSSLLRVLAGLQRPDSGRVLLDGVDATTIGRRALARTLALVTQHSAADVDMSVLDVLLLARIPHRPLLAATSAADLVAAEQALDAAGLPGFADRRWSSLSGGERQRVDIARALLQQPRVLLLDEPTNHLDIRHQIDLLHHLADAPITVVAALHDLNLAARFCDEILLLHAGRAVAAGPPADVLTPDRIATVYQVSAQVGVDPDGQPSVHLRRPGDGGRPVAGVDRHRPATVERSRHADPDRGAGGEVAQEDVRESVGVPVDQVRR; the protein is encoded by the coding sequence ATGAGAATCCAGGCCGAGAAGATCACTTGGGCGGTACGCGGCAAGCCGTTGCTCGCCGACGTCACGCTCGACGCCGCGCCGGGCACCCTGGTCGGGCTGCTCGGCCCGAACGGCTCCGGCAAGTCCAGCCTGCTGCGGGTGCTCGCCGGGCTGCAACGCCCCGACTCCGGACGGGTGCTGCTCGACGGCGTCGACGCCACCACGATTGGGCGCCGGGCGTTGGCCCGGACGCTGGCCCTGGTCACCCAGCATTCGGCCGCCGACGTCGACATGTCGGTGCTCGACGTACTGCTGCTGGCCCGGATCCCGCACCGGCCGCTGCTCGCCGCCACCTCCGCAGCCGACCTGGTCGCCGCCGAACAGGCCCTCGATGCTGCCGGGCTGCCCGGCTTCGCCGACCGCCGCTGGTCGTCACTGTCCGGCGGGGAACGCCAACGGGTCGACATCGCCCGCGCGCTGCTGCAGCAACCCCGGGTGCTGCTGCTCGACGAGCCGACGAACCATCTGGACATCCGCCACCAGATCGACCTGCTGCACCACCTGGCCGATGCCCCGATCACCGTGGTCGCGGCGCTGCACGACCTCAACCTGGCGGCCCGCTTCTGCGACGAGATTCTGCTCCTGCACGCCGGCCGGGCGGTCGCCGCCGGACCGCCGGCCGACGTGCTCACCCCCGACCGGATCGCCACGGTCTACCAGGTGTCGGCCCAGGTCGGCGTCGACCCGGACGGCCAGCCCAGCGTCCATCTGCGCCGCCCCGGTGACGGCGGCCGGCCGGTAGCGGGCGTCGATCGGCACCGGCCGGCCACCGTCGAGCGGTCACGCCACGCTGACCCTGATCGTGGTGCCGGTGGCGAGGTTGCGCAGGAAGACGTCCGGGAATCCGTTGGTGTCCCCGTCGACCAGGTTCGTCGCTGA
- a CDS encoding MarR family winged helix-turn-helix transcriptional regulator, which translates to MATPPEQPRWLNEDELETWFALNSVLIRLPAALDRQLQRDAGISHFEYQVLAALSETPERTMRMSRLAMIADGSLSRLSQVVTRLEKRGWVSRAPDPTDGRYTLATLTDAGWDKLVETAPGHVAEVRRLVFDPMTKGQCRQLRDIGRRITTTIDPDESCLR; encoded by the coding sequence ATGGCCACCCCGCCTGAACAGCCACGTTGGCTCAACGAGGACGAACTGGAGACCTGGTTCGCCCTGAACAGCGTGCTGATCAGGCTGCCTGCGGCCCTCGACCGGCAGCTGCAGCGCGACGCCGGGATCAGCCACTTCGAGTACCAAGTACTGGCCGCACTGTCGGAGACGCCCGAGCGCACCATGCGGATGAGCCGCCTCGCCATGATCGCCGACGGATCACTGTCACGGCTGTCCCAGGTCGTCACCCGACTGGAGAAGCGGGGCTGGGTCAGCCGCGCACCCGACCCGACCGACGGCCGCTACACGCTCGCCACACTGACCGACGCCGGGTGGGACAAGCTGGTCGAGACGGCACCCGGGCACGTCGCCGAGGTGCGCCGGCTCGTCTTCGACCCGATGACCAAGGGCCAGTGCCGGCAGCTGCGCGACATCGGCCGCCGGATCACCACCACCATCGACCCCGACGAGTCCTGCCTGCGCTGA
- a CDS encoding DoxX family protein, which yields MNIVLWVLAGLLAVAFLGAGLMKVSQPREKLVEKGMGFAADFPMGLVRTIGALEILAAIGLILPAVTGIAPIFVPLAALGLVLMMIGAVIVHVQRKEYPAIVPNLALLAMAAVVAWGRFGPYAF from the coding sequence ATGAACATCGTTCTGTGGGTGCTCGCCGGCCTGCTCGCCGTGGCCTTCCTCGGTGCCGGGCTGATGAAGGTCAGCCAGCCGAGAGAGAAACTCGTCGAGAAGGGCATGGGCTTCGCGGCCGACTTCCCGATGGGCCTGGTGCGGACCATCGGCGCGCTGGAGATCCTCGCCGCGATCGGCCTGATCCTGCCGGCGGTCACCGGCATCGCCCCGATCTTCGTGCCGCTGGCCGCCCTCGGCCTGGTCCTGATGATGATCGGTGCCGTGATCGTGCACGTCCAGCGCAAGGAGTACCCGGCGATCGTTCCCAACCTGGCGCTCCTGGCGATGGCCGCCGTCGTCGCCTGGGGCCGCTTCGGCCCGTACGCCTTCTGA
- a CDS encoding alkene reductase has translation MPELFEPVTIGKWTLPNRVVMAPMTRTRAQSGGVPSEHAATYYRQRATAGLIITEGVQPSAVGQGYGNTPGLHTPAQVDGWRQVADAVHEAGGRIVAQLMHAGRIAHPDNKNGLETVAPSAVTAEGTMGTATGRQPYPTPRALTTDELPLVVDEFRQAAQAAVDAGLDGVELHGANGYLLHQFLAPATNQRTDGYGGSPAARARFVAEAVVAAAQQIGPERVGLRISPANGANGLIEDDPAETAATYRALVDAIAPLGLAFLHLSIDPADPLLADLSARFGGPVVVNTGFATVTDLETAQSLVRGGKAAAVAVGRPFIANPDLVRRWQESAPLNEVDQATVYGGGAHGYTDYPTLDGGSVSAADVRQDG, from the coding sequence ATGCCTGAGCTGTTCGAGCCGGTGACGATCGGCAAGTGGACCCTGCCCAACCGGGTCGTCATGGCCCCGATGACCCGCACCCGGGCGCAGTCCGGTGGGGTGCCGAGCGAGCATGCCGCCACGTACTACCGACAACGGGCCACCGCCGGCCTGATCATCACCGAAGGCGTGCAGCCCAGCGCCGTCGGCCAGGGCTACGGGAACACGCCCGGCCTGCACACACCCGCGCAGGTCGACGGTTGGCGGCAGGTCGCCGACGCCGTACACGAGGCTGGCGGGCGGATCGTCGCCCAGCTGATGCACGCCGGCCGGATCGCCCACCCGGACAACAAGAACGGGCTGGAGACCGTCGCGCCGAGCGCCGTCACCGCCGAAGGCACCATGGGCACCGCCACCGGCCGGCAGCCGTACCCCACGCCGCGGGCCCTGACCACCGACGAGCTGCCACTGGTGGTCGACGAGTTCCGGCAGGCCGCGCAGGCGGCCGTCGACGCCGGCCTCGACGGCGTCGAGCTGCACGGCGCCAACGGCTACCTGCTGCACCAGTTTCTCGCCCCGGCGACCAATCAGCGCACTGACGGCTACGGCGGTTCGCCGGCCGCCCGCGCCCGGTTCGTCGCGGAGGCGGTCGTCGCCGCCGCCCAGCAGATCGGCCCGGAGCGGGTCGGCCTGCGAATCTCCCCGGCCAACGGCGCCAACGGCCTGATCGAGGACGACCCCGCCGAGACCGCCGCCACCTACCGGGCGCTGGTCGACGCGATCGCCCCGCTCGGCCTGGCCTTCCTGCACCTGTCGATCGACCCGGCCGATCCGCTGCTCGCCGACCTGTCCGCCCGCTTCGGCGGCCCGGTCGTCGTCAACACCGGCTTCGCGACGGTCACCGATCTGGAAACCGCGCAATCCCTGGTACGCGGCGGGAAGGCGGCGGCGGTCGCGGTCGGTCGGCCGTTCATCGCCAACCCCGACCTGGTACGCCGTTGGCAGGAGTCCGCCCCGCTCAACGAGGTCGACCAGGCCACGGTGTACGGCGGTGGCGCCCACGGCTACACCGACTACCCGACCCTGGACGGCGGCAGCGTGTCCGCCGCCGACGTTCGACAGGACGGATAG
- a CDS encoding GlxA family transcriptional regulator, giving the protein MGSHRACMPRIVAVIGYPEAELLDIACLTTTFDYANRGADPPYELVVASPLGRPITCQSGLTLDAQAALERLRGPLDTVIVSGGAGHLTAAGDSRLVAHVRRLARESRRIASVCTGASVLAAAGLLDGRRATTHWMYADQLSASHPAVRVDPRPLWIRDGAVTTAAGVTSALDLALAFVEEDHGAELARHVARALVTYLQRPANQAQVSMFLAAPVPEDPLVHDLVRAIRAAPGADLSLAALAARAAVSERHLTRLFVAQVGQSPARFVRTVRTEAAAHLLVSSRLPLAVIAGRCGFGSVDALRQAVVDQYGISPSGYRAAYRSARSRPPASSAGHRSGRGQDQETEPQRDVQQYAELGQ; this is encoded by the coding sequence GTGGGTTCCCACCGGGCGTGCATGCCCCGGATCGTGGCCGTGATCGGCTACCCGGAGGCCGAACTGCTCGACATCGCCTGCCTGACCACCACGTTCGACTACGCCAACCGGGGCGCGGACCCACCGTACGAGTTGGTGGTCGCCTCCCCGTTGGGGCGGCCGATCACCTGCCAGTCCGGGTTGACGTTGGACGCCCAGGCCGCGCTCGAACGCCTCCGTGGACCGCTCGACACAGTCATCGTGTCGGGCGGCGCGGGGCACCTCACCGCCGCCGGCGACTCCCGGCTGGTCGCCCACGTGCGGCGGCTGGCCCGGGAGTCCCGCCGGATCGCCTCGGTCTGCACCGGTGCGTCCGTGTTGGCCGCCGCCGGGCTGCTGGACGGGCGGCGGGCCACCACCCACTGGATGTACGCCGACCAGCTCTCCGCCAGCCACCCCGCCGTACGGGTCGATCCTCGTCCGCTGTGGATCCGTGACGGCGCGGTCACCACGGCGGCCGGCGTCACCAGCGCACTCGACCTGGCGCTCGCCTTCGTCGAGGAGGACCACGGCGCGGAACTGGCCCGGCACGTCGCCCGCGCGCTGGTCACCTACCTGCAGCGGCCCGCCAACCAGGCCCAGGTCAGCATGTTCCTGGCTGCCCCGGTCCCGGAGGACCCCCTGGTCCACGACCTGGTCCGGGCGATCCGGGCGGCACCCGGCGCCGATCTGAGCCTGGCGGCGCTCGCCGCACGGGCCGCGGTCAGCGAACGTCACCTCACCCGGTTGTTCGTCGCCCAGGTGGGGCAGAGCCCGGCCCGCTTCGTCCGGACGGTACGCACCGAGGCGGCGGCGCACCTGCTCGTGTCCAGCCGGCTGCCGCTGGCGGTGATCGCGGGCAGGTGCGGCTTCGGCTCGGTCGACGCACTGCGTCAGGCCGTCGTCGACCAGTACGGCATCAGCCCGTCGGGCTACCGGGCCGCGTACCGCAGCGCCCGCAGCCGGCCGCCGGCCAGCTCAGCCGGACACCGCTCCGGTCGCGGCCAGGACCAGGAAACCGAGCCCCAGCGGGACGTCCAGCAGTACGCAGAACTCGGCCAGTGA